In Archangium violaceum, the following are encoded in one genomic region:
- a CDS encoding CBS domain-containing protein: protein MRISELMTKDLETIEADAPLRLAAERMRSFGIGALPVMDGDQLVGMLTDRDITVRATAAGKDPNRTPVREAMTHTVITCDADAPLSEAEHLMEEKAVRRLVVLDTYKKPVGLISLDDLATVPGEAKHTGEVLRELNTPQ, encoded by the coding sequence ATGCGAATCAGCGAGCTGATGACGAAGGACCTGGAGACGATCGAAGCGGATGCACCGTTGCGCCTGGCGGCCGAGCGGATGCGCTCGTTCGGCATCGGTGCGCTGCCCGTCATGGACGGAGATCAGCTCGTGGGGATGCTGACGGACCGGGACATCACCGTGCGCGCGACGGCGGCGGGCAAGGACCCGAACCGCACGCCCGTGCGCGAGGCGATGACCCATACCGTCATCACCTGCGACGCGGACGCTCCCCTCTCCGAGGCCGAGCACCTGATGGAGGAGAAGGCGGTGAGACGCCTGGTGGTGCTCGACACGTACAAGAAGCCGGTGGGCCTCATCAGCCTGGATGACCTGGCCACGGTGCCGGGCGAGGCGAAGCACACGGGCGAGGTGCTCCGGGAGCTCAACACCCCGCAGTAG
- a CDS encoding ABC transporter ATP-binding protein, translating into MSEVLLRTHGLTRSFDQFKAVDGVDLELRRGEVYGFLGRNGAGKTTTLRMLMGILRPDRGEIELMGQRVRRVRAAQKQRLGYVSQEQVFYPWMTALELGRFVSGFYPDWDDAAFRRLLRVLDVPEDRKAAQLSGGTRMKLGLALALAHRPPLLILDEPTAGLDPVARREFLDILREQVRREGQTALFSSHLVGELEEVAHRIGILHEGRLRYQGSLDTLRQSVRRVVLEAPPEQLPPGLSLVRRELLPEGREARVLFGEPEAWTASAFAPEAVESLSLEHIFLAYARRSDES; encoded by the coding sequence ATGTCCGAGGTCCTCCTCCGTACCCATGGGCTCACCCGTTCGTTCGACCAATTCAAGGCCGTGGATGGGGTGGACCTCGAGCTGCGGCGCGGCGAGGTCTACGGCTTCCTCGGCCGCAACGGCGCGGGGAAGACGACCACGCTGCGCATGTTGATGGGCATCCTCCGCCCGGACCGGGGGGAGATCGAGCTGATGGGCCAGCGCGTCCGCCGGGTGCGCGCGGCCCAGAAGCAGCGGCTCGGCTACGTGTCGCAGGAGCAGGTCTTCTATCCCTGGATGACGGCGCTGGAGCTCGGGCGGTTCGTCTCCGGCTTCTACCCGGACTGGGATGACGCGGCGTTCCGGCGGCTCCTCCGGGTGCTGGACGTACCCGAGGATCGCAAGGCCGCGCAGCTCTCCGGAGGAACGCGGATGAAGCTGGGGCTGGCGCTCGCCCTGGCGCACCGCCCGCCGCTGTTGATCCTCGACGAGCCCACCGCCGGGTTGGATCCGGTGGCGCGGCGCGAGTTCCTCGACATCCTCCGCGAGCAGGTCCGGCGCGAGGGACAGACCGCGCTCTTCTCGTCCCACCTCGTCGGCGAGCTGGAGGAGGTGGCGCACCGCATCGGTATCCTCCACGAGGGCCGGCTGCGCTATCAGGGGAGCCTCGACACGCTGCGCCAGTCGGTCCGGAGGGTGGTGCTGGAAGCGCCACCGGAGCAGCTCCCTCCGGGCCTCTCACTCGTGAGACGCGAGCTCCTGCCGGAAGGACGCGAGGCCCGGGTGCTCTTCGGCGAACCGGAGGCCTGGACGGCCAGTGCCTTCGCCCCCGAGGCGGTGGAGTCCCTCTCGCTCGAGCACATCTTCCTCGCCTACGCGCGGCGGTCGGACGAGTCATGA
- a CDS encoding DoxX family protein: protein MLGWTVVRVVFGLTLALLHGLPKVTGGVEQFARGVAALGFPYPTFFAWCAALAELVGGLLVAVGLFTRPAAAFAGFTMMVALYRHRVDPFARMELALLYFSVMLAAVLIGAGPLSLDAKVRHRA, encoded by the coding sequence ATGTTGGGCTGGACGGTGGTGCGGGTGGTGTTCGGCCTGACGCTGGCATTGCTCCATGGGCTTCCGAAGGTGACGGGAGGTGTGGAGCAGTTCGCCAGGGGCGTCGCGGCGCTCGGCTTCCCCTACCCCACCTTCTTCGCCTGGTGCGCGGCACTGGCGGAGCTGGTGGGCGGCCTGCTGGTGGCGGTGGGCCTCTTCACCCGGCCGGCGGCGGCCTTCGCGGGCTTCACCATGATGGTGGCGCTCTACCGCCACCGGGTGGATCCGTTCGCACGCATGGAGCTGGCGCTGCTCTACTTCTCGGTGATGCTCGCGGCCGTGCTCATCGGCGCGGGCCCCCTCAGCCTCGACGCGAAGGTGCGCCACCGCGCCTGA
- a CDS encoding YkgJ family cysteine cluster protein — protein sequence MEPLTGDQRETLEALYRRIDERVSSTTGSHAWWPCRKGCDHCCRHLAAPLTVTRWEWTYLWEGFQALSPEAQAEIRARVAELSGTERPYTCPFLDRESGGCRVYAHRPLLCRTYGFYLSRGTGNWCHLIRGLLDQHGDGDILWGNQDSLEETLARLSGGTLSLFEWFEAHPTAGC from the coding sequence ATGGAGCCACTCACAGGTGACCAACGGGAGACACTGGAAGCCCTCTACCGGCGCATCGACGAGCGGGTCTCGTCCACCACGGGGAGCCATGCCTGGTGGCCCTGCCGCAAGGGCTGCGATCACTGTTGCCGCCACCTGGCGGCGCCGCTGACCGTCACCCGGTGGGAGTGGACGTACCTCTGGGAGGGCTTCCAGGCCCTGTCACCGGAAGCCCAGGCGGAGATCCGCGCCCGTGTGGCCGAGCTGTCCGGCACGGAGCGTCCCTACACCTGCCCGTTCCTCGACCGCGAGTCCGGGGGTTGCCGGGTGTACGCGCACCGGCCCCTGCTCTGCCGCACGTATGGCTTCTACCTGAGCCGGGGCACGGGCAACTGGTGCCACCTCATCCGCGGGCTGCTCGACCAGCACGGGGACGGAGACATCCTCTGGGGCAACCAGGACTCCCTGGAGGAGACCCTGGCGCGGCTCAGTGGCGGCACCCTCTCTCTCTTCGAGTGGTTCGAGGCCCACCCTACTGCGGGGTGTTGA
- a CDS encoding ABC transporter permease codes for MIRPLVSKELRDQRPFLWLALFFLALDVLSTLWTEALGLSPYEATFDVQFKLDGNLSMLTFILAFALGSGLLVREQDDRTLEFLDALPTSRWSLFWVKLLVALATVLVYPLGTSLWMIGQHALSATSLDPGLHLDVMAVGTVLRVVQALTVLALALALAPLRRLCWTALAVLMLSQSLLEERMPWLSALNPLRLTEPRFEGLYWRWPVKALGLQLSVACVLLALALAQFLGMGERLVASILRRLQGSWMGTLATVATIGLFLATFAFWARDDDPEERSGGEKPRVRFPTTATAQAATRHYQFTYPASQRKRTEPLVGGADGVFDQVRTFLGVEEGVPIRADLGGSTRHTAGTAYWNTLRMNLTGLSSPEEALAVLGHETTHVLAQRITGPEAAPRLSSMNLLSEGLAAYVEYRLFRAPGAEEEYQLIAAAARARREVKTEELLEPEKLAAERDENQVYPLGRAFIEVLVRRHGDGAPARVLAALGRKDAPENLDGTLAWQDAFQTAGIDLSQVFDDFFAYLDEQAERRRQVINSLPRPRGALERDEEGQVGIRAIVDGTLPEGWEVVCRFRPEEKANHHAFDGPYSGVGPHWRDASDISGGQLWYQFGLKGPRGLVLYEPWTMVRVE; via the coding sequence ATGATCCGCCCGCTCGTGTCCAAGGAGCTGCGCGATCAGCGGCCGTTCCTCTGGCTCGCCCTGTTCTTCCTGGCGCTCGACGTGCTCTCGACCCTGTGGACCGAGGCACTGGGGCTCTCGCCCTACGAGGCGACCTTCGACGTCCAGTTCAAGCTGGATGGCAACCTGTCCATGCTGACGTTCATCCTCGCCTTCGCGCTGGGCAGTGGCCTGCTCGTGCGCGAGCAGGATGACCGGACGCTGGAGTTCCTGGATGCACTGCCCACTTCGCGGTGGAGCCTCTTCTGGGTGAAGCTGCTCGTCGCGCTCGCCACCGTGCTGGTGTACCCGCTCGGGACGAGCCTGTGGATGATCGGCCAGCACGCGCTCTCCGCCACCTCGCTCGACCCGGGTCTGCACCTGGATGTGATGGCCGTGGGCACGGTGCTGCGGGTGGTACAGGCGCTCACGGTGCTCGCGCTCGCACTGGCCCTGGCACCGCTGCGGCGGCTCTGCTGGACGGCGCTGGCGGTGCTGATGTTGAGCCAGTCGCTCCTCGAGGAGCGGATGCCCTGGCTGTCCGCCCTCAACCCGTTGCGCCTCACGGAGCCACGATTCGAGGGTCTGTATTGGCGCTGGCCCGTGAAGGCGCTGGGCCTCCAGCTCTCCGTGGCCTGCGTGCTGCTCGCCCTGGCGCTGGCGCAGTTCCTCGGCATGGGGGAGCGGCTCGTCGCCTCCATCCTGCGGCGGCTCCAGGGCTCGTGGATGGGGACGCTGGCCACCGTGGCCACCATCGGATTGTTCCTCGCGACCTTCGCCTTCTGGGCCAGGGACGACGACCCGGAGGAAAGGAGCGGCGGAGAGAAACCCCGGGTACGGTTCCCCACCACCGCCACCGCGCAGGCGGCGACCCGGCACTACCAGTTCACCTACCCCGCCAGTCAGAGGAAGCGCACCGAGCCGCTCGTGGGCGGGGCGGATGGTGTCTTCGATCAGGTGCGCACCTTCCTGGGCGTGGAGGAGGGGGTGCCCATCCGAGCGGATCTCGGCGGGAGCACACGACACACCGCGGGCACCGCGTACTGGAACACGCTGAGGATGAACCTCACCGGGCTCTCGAGCCCCGAGGAGGCGCTCGCCGTGCTCGGACACGAGACGACGCATGTGCTCGCCCAGCGCATCACCGGACCCGAGGCCGCCCCGCGTCTGTCGAGCATGAATCTGCTCAGCGAGGGATTGGCCGCCTATGTGGAGTACCGGCTCTTCCGAGCGCCTGGAGCGGAGGAGGAGTACCAGCTGATCGCCGCGGCGGCCCGAGCCCGGCGCGAGGTGAAGACCGAGGAGTTGCTCGAGCCGGAGAAGCTCGCGGCCGAGCGGGACGAGAACCAAGTGTACCCGTTGGGGAGGGCCTTCATCGAAGTGCTCGTGCGGAGGCATGGAGACGGAGCGCCAGCGCGAGTCCTCGCGGCGCTCGGGAGGAAGGACGCGCCCGAGAATCTCGACGGCACGCTGGCGTGGCAGGACGCCTTCCAGACGGCGGGCATCGACCTGTCCCAGGTGTTCGACGACTTCTTCGCCTACCTGGACGAGCAGGCGGAGCGACGACGCCAGGTCATCAACTCACTCCCGCGCCCGCGAGGGGCACTGGAGCGGGACGAAGAGGGACAGGTGGGCATCCGGGCCATCGTGGACGGGACGCTCCCCGAGGGCTGGGAGGTGGTCTGCCGTTTCCGCCCGGAGGAGAAGGCCAACCACCACGCGTTCGATGGGCCCTACTCTGGAGTCGGCCCTCACTGGCGGGATGCCTCGGACATCTCGGGAGGTCAGCTCTGGTACCAGTTCGGGCTCAAGGGCCCGCGAGGGCTGGTGCTCTATGAGCCCTGGACGATGGTGCGGGTGGAATAG
- a CDS encoding ABC transporter permease produces MTWALLRKEWREHRGSWLLLNLFFGALLVLFLVGEARYSRRGSLFELLRMSSILLATVGALFVAHRLVVREYGQRTQLFLESLPLSRTRILATKLVLGAAVLLLPLALNLLVLGSRARAYEDVSLRFLLVLVMRAGTPVLLGWVFFALAGLLGRYRTPLFIFLTIALFAVDHLTEFNFSQAGPFALLGADFAFERHRIPWNHLGPCWALTVVMVALCFALVLYEDGTLAELLSQRMSHREKVFIACVFVGLFAVISMMDEEKQRKPFALHTAEQASVKGSALQVAPGVGFSREQARKMAERLAGDLSALSDYLGLEQLPAVAVMPIRELDADVFQRAKLEKADGVVVRANLADPGFDLRAFESFLFREVLIRASEGTVLREERQWLLDGFTTWWANRDEEDPRLSPRAAVASREDFDARSWLSTRERLGPCLAGALATRGVLTLRGQLGEPAFRTLMQRTLARAPGTGLWGLWQEPRLDALLHELGKTSEEELSKRWREALQRDREARADLVRNLSRLQPSLTLVRESEETFRLEHTLSEEGRTEPTGKYALLYSELEPFENEVAHHELSRQDAVGSSQAAVLPHGLVKGERWLFVLQVESEPLGCPIRLLAERKEIR; encoded by the coding sequence ATGACCTGGGCCCTCCTGCGCAAGGAGTGGCGCGAGCATCGGGGCTCGTGGCTCCTCCTCAACCTCTTCTTCGGGGCCCTGCTGGTCCTCTTCCTGGTGGGAGAGGCGCGCTACTCGAGGAGGGGCAGCCTGTTCGAGCTGCTCCGGATGTCCTCCATCCTCCTGGCCACCGTGGGAGCCCTCTTCGTGGCCCACCGTCTGGTGGTGCGCGAGTACGGCCAGCGGACCCAGCTCTTCCTCGAGTCACTTCCGCTCTCGCGCACGCGGATCCTCGCCACCAAGCTGGTGCTCGGGGCGGCGGTGCTGCTGCTCCCGCTCGCATTGAACCTGCTCGTCCTCGGGAGCCGAGCGCGAGCGTACGAGGACGTCTCCCTCCGCTTCCTGCTCGTCCTGGTGATGCGGGCGGGGACCCCGGTGCTGCTGGGCTGGGTCTTCTTCGCGCTCGCCGGGCTGCTCGGCCGCTACCGCACGCCCCTCTTCATCTTCCTGACCATCGCCCTGTTCGCGGTGGACCACCTCACCGAGTTCAATTTCTCCCAGGCGGGGCCCTTCGCGCTGCTCGGCGCGGACTTCGCCTTCGAGCGCCACCGCATCCCCTGGAACCATCTCGGTCCGTGCTGGGCCCTCACGGTGGTGATGGTGGCCCTCTGCTTCGCGCTGGTCCTCTACGAGGATGGGACGCTGGCCGAGCTGCTCTCCCAGCGGATGAGCCACCGGGAGAAGGTGTTCATCGCGTGTGTCTTCGTCGGGCTCTTCGCGGTCATCTCGATGATGGATGAGGAGAAGCAACGCAAGCCCTTCGCCCTGCACACGGCGGAGCAGGCCAGCGTGAAGGGCTCGGCCCTCCAGGTGGCGCCCGGGGTGGGGTTCTCGCGAGAGCAGGCGCGGAAGATGGCGGAGCGGCTCGCGGGAGACCTGTCCGCGCTGAGTGACTACCTCGGGCTCGAACAGCTTCCGGCCGTGGCGGTGATGCCCATCCGCGAGCTGGATGCCGACGTGTTCCAGCGCGCGAAGCTCGAGAAGGCCGATGGGGTGGTCGTCCGGGCCAACCTCGCGGACCCGGGCTTCGACCTGCGCGCCTTCGAGTCCTTCCTCTTCCGCGAGGTGCTCATCCGGGCCAGCGAGGGCACCGTGCTGCGAGAGGAGCGCCAGTGGTTGCTCGATGGCTTCACCACCTGGTGGGCGAACCGGGACGAGGAGGATCCACGGCTGTCGCCGAGGGCCGCGGTGGCCTCGCGAGAGGACTTCGACGCCCGGAGCTGGTTGAGCACACGGGAGCGCCTCGGGCCCTGTCTGGCGGGGGCGTTGGCCACCCGGGGCGTGCTGACGCTGCGTGGACAGTTGGGTGAGCCCGCCTTCCGGACGCTGATGCAACGCACCCTGGCTCGAGCGCCGGGAACGGGCCTCTGGGGGCTCTGGCAGGAGCCACGTCTGGACGCGCTGCTGCATGAGCTGGGCAAGACCTCCGAGGAGGAGTTGTCGAAGCGCTGGCGCGAGGCACTCCAGCGGGACCGGGAGGCGCGGGCGGACCTGGTGCGGAACCTGTCCCGGCTGCAGCCGTCCCTCACGCTGGTGAGGGAGTCGGAGGAGACCTTCCGGCTGGAGCACACGCTCTCGGAGGAGGGCCGGACGGAGCCCACCGGGAAATACGCGCTCCTCTACAGCGAGCTCGAGCCATTCGAGAACGAGGTGGCCCACCATGAGCTCTCCCGGCAGGACGCGGTGGGCTCCAGCCAGGCCGCGGTGCTACCGCACGGTCTGGTGAAGGGCGAGCGGTGGCTCTTCGTGCTTCAGGTGGAGTCCGAGCCGCTCGGGTGCCCCATCCGCCTGCTGGCGGAACGGAAGGAGATCCGATGA
- a CDS encoding sigma-70 family RNA polymerase sigma factor translates to MTPGDRVLLDTWLAEVRRHPLLSREEETALARRFREYGDTKARARLVASNLRLVVKLAREHHRPPLLLMDLIQEGNLGLVLAVERFQPERGVRLCTYAAWWIRAYLLRSIIENWRLVKLGTTDVQRKLFFRMREEEGRLLASGQEATPRLLAARLGVTEQDVVEMDQRLRQDEVRLDATAEDDKGRPVPGRALPSGAPTVDEELGQRELTRWFQEKAHAFAREVRDERERYILEHRLLAEEPETLKTIGDHFRVSRERARQVEAGLLASMREYLHERMPDFAWLGPTSAPELPAPT, encoded by the coding sequence ATGACACCGGGTGACCGGGTGCTGCTCGATACCTGGCTGGCGGAGGTGAGGCGCCATCCCCTCCTGTCCCGGGAGGAGGAGACCGCGCTCGCCCGGCGGTTCCGGGAATACGGTGACACGAAGGCCCGGGCCCGGTTGGTGGCCTCGAACCTGCGGCTGGTGGTGAAGCTGGCGCGCGAGCACCACCGCCCGCCCCTGCTCCTGATGGACCTCATCCAGGAGGGCAACCTCGGCCTCGTCCTCGCCGTGGAGCGCTTCCAACCCGAGCGCGGCGTGCGGCTGTGCACCTATGCCGCCTGGTGGATCCGCGCCTACCTGCTGCGCTCCATCATCGAGAACTGGCGGCTGGTGAAGCTGGGGACCACGGACGTGCAGCGCAAACTCTTCTTCCGGATGCGCGAGGAGGAAGGGCGCCTGCTCGCCTCGGGTCAGGAGGCGACCCCTCGATTGCTCGCCGCGCGGCTGGGCGTCACCGAGCAGGACGTCGTCGAGATGGATCAGCGGCTGCGCCAGGACGAGGTCCGGCTCGATGCCACCGCCGAGGATGACAAGGGCCGCCCGGTTCCGGGGCGGGCGTTGCCCTCGGGAGCGCCAACCGTGGACGAGGAGCTGGGGCAGCGGGAGCTCACGCGCTGGTTCCAGGAGAAGGCCCATGCCTTCGCCCGCGAGGTGCGCGACGAGCGAGAGCGCTACATCCTGGAGCACAGGTTGCTGGCCGAGGAGCCGGAGACGCTGAAGACCATCGGCGACCACTTCCGGGTCAGCCGCGAGCGGGCGCGACAGGTGGAGGCCGGGTTGCTCGCCAGCATGCGGGAGTACCTCCACGAGCGGATGCCGGACTTCGCGTGGCTGGGCCCGACCTCCGCGCCCGAGCTGCCAGCGCCGACCTGA